TCAACGTGCAAGGAGGTAAATCCTATGCAAAAAGTGTGGACAGCAACGGAATTAGAATATGCTTTTCTATTTACTCTTAGAAAGGTAAATTCTATCAGTCTAGAAGGTTTTAAGGCATTTTTTAATAATATGCCTCTTGACCCTTATATCAAAAACAATTATCGTTCTAGAAGATTATCTCGGTTCACAGTCTCTGGAAATGAGTTAATCAAATTACCTCATGGCGTCTTCTTTCAAAGTAAAGAGTATAATCGATTAGCGGGTGATATCAAAAGAGAGTTTGCAGAATTAGATGATGCACTCATAGAACTTGATATTTTCAAAAATCTTGTTTTAGCATTTAGCGATTCTTGTAAACTTCATCCTGAAGCTGAAATCGGAGTTCATCAAATTAGAATTAGTTGTTCTCCAGATAATTTTGGTAATCCAGCACCAGAAGGTATCCATCAAGATGGCACTGATTTTATTGGCATATTCTCAGTAGATAGAGAGAATATTCAGGGTGGAGAAACACATCTGTATACTGCCAAAAAAGAAAAGCCTGTATTTAGCAAAATTCTCAATCCGGGAGAACTACTATTAGTTAATGACCATGAGTTTTTCCACTATGCCAATCCTATAAAACCACAAACTGAGGCTCAAGGAAATTGGGATGTTTTTGTTCTGACTTCTCCCAGCTTGCTTTCAGATTAATTTTATTGGGATAATTCGTTTCTTAAATTCTGAATTCTAGTTAACCGTAAATATTTTACAATCTACGAGATATGGGGAATTGAATGTAGTCATTTCCCCAATTTTTTATGAGGAATTGGGCAGAATCTAGCTGACAATGGTTTATTAAACTTGATGGCTCAAGTTTAATACATAGGCATAAACTGCTGAATCATTACACAAATTTTATTAGTGATATTTTCACTAAACTGAACTCCAAAATCTGGATGTGTACAATATTCCATTTATCAAAACTTAAGGTAGTGTGTTGTTTTTATTTCACAAAAAGTATGAAATATACTTAAAATATGAAGGCGAGTACATAGATTAGGCTACAAACAAGCCTGCTGAAATTCAATGAACTGAATCAACCAAACAAATGCCATGAATGACGAATTTTACAATAGGGGATTGGAAAAGGCTAGGCGAAAAGATTACGCGGGAGCAATTGAGGAATTTAACCATGCTTTACAACTGACACCTTACTTTAGCGAAGCTTATTTGCAACGGGGTTTAGCACATTATGACTCAGGCGCAATTCTGAAAGCTGTTTCAGATTATACCGAAGCCCTGAAGCTGAATCCTGACAGTGTAGAGGCATATTATTGTCGGGGATTGGCTAGGGTAGCGCTGAAAAATTTATCGGGGGCGCTAGATGATGTTGAACGTGCGATTCGTCTCAATCTCAATTATGCTGCTGCTTATAATCTGCGGGGAATGGTGCGGCGCAAACAGGGTTATATTCAAGATGCGATCGCTAACTTTAAAAAGGCTGCACAATTATATCTAGAGCAACAAGACAAAGAGAATTGTCGTCTGTCTTTGGAACGAATTAAACAGCTACAACCACAAGAATTACCTGCCCTTCAGGAATCGCGTTCCAGCAATACGCCAATTTTATCCACCAATGATTATTTTACGCAATTATTAGAAAAGGCTGAAAAGGGAGATACCCAAGAAGCACTCGCCGATTTAAACTGGGTATTAAAAGCCGATCCGCAAGATGCCCAAGCTTACTGCTGTCGTGGGGTTGTGCATTATAAAATGGGTAATTATCGAGAAGCGATCGCAGATTTTAATCAAGCATTACGACTAAATTTTCAAGATGCCATTGTCTATCGCAACCGAGGTAAAGCCCGTTCAGTCTTGGGAGATCATCAAGGTGCGATCGCGGATCTTAACCAAGCAGTCCAGATGCAACCCGAAGATGTCTTAGTTTATATTGCCAGAGGTAATGTCTATCGGGCAATGGGTAATTATCTCGGTGCAATTCAAGATTACACCCAAGCGCTGCAAATTAATTCTGATGAGGCTCAAGCTTACTACAATCGCGGCATTGCTTATACTTGCTTAGAAGAAATACAAAACGCCGTAGAAGATTATCAACGGGCGGGGAGTATCTTTTGCGAACAAGAAGACTGGGAAAATTATCAACAAGTCTTAAATAGCCTAGAAAAAATTCAGAAATTTAGTCCAGAGTCAAAAAAGCAAAAATATCACCTGCTACGTCAGCGACTTTTACGAATGGTTGGGGGATACTGGGAAATTGCCGAACGATTGATTCAGCAAAACAAAGATTATCATCCTGGGATGTCAGACGAGTGGTATTTGCAAAAAGTGATTGATGATTTAGAACGCGATCGCAATAGATAAAATTTGAAGAAGAATGCAGAATTCAGAATCAAGACGCTTGTTCGCCCTTGGGAGAAGACTCGCTTTCCGCCAGTCATACAGAATACCCAACTGAATTCTGACTCACCTCTCCTGCCGGAGACGCTGCGCGAACGACTGCGCTCGGCGACCACCTGACTCCTGAATTCTGTTCGATAAATGCCACTAAAAACGTAAAATCACCCGTACATTATTGATACGGGTGAAAATGCGATCGCTTGTTATTTTCCAATCAAACTAAATACACCTTATATTTAGCACCGTTTCAAAGTTTAGTTAGAAGTGCGGCTTTGACGGCGACGGCGCAATCCAAACATACTAACTGCTCCCACGGCAAACATTGATAGAGTTACAGATGGTTCAGGAACGGTAGCACCAATTAACGCTCTAACATTTGCCTCACCGATATCAAGAACGACGACAACATCATTAAAGTCGCGATCAGAACCTTCGTTCCACTTACCAGTTGCAGAATCTACCCCTGAAGCGTATAAACCTCCGTATAAATCCTCGAATGCCAGGAGGATGTAGTTGTTGTAAGCATAAGCAACTGTGTGCTGTAGTCCGTCAGCGTTAGAAGCAGTATCAGTACCAAAGATATTGGCAGAGGTACCACGGTTCAAACCATCAGCTCTTAACCAGAAGTCAAGTTGAGTACCTGCGGTAACATTACCAACTTTGACCCCATCACCTAGTTTTAATGCGTTACCACCCCAGTCACCACTAACACATCCATTTCCTTGACAGGAAATATCATTAAAAAGCAGCCCAGACTTGTTAGTAGTTCCTGTAGCTTCAAAGGCTAACTGGTTTCTATAACCTGCACCCTCATTGATAAAGTAAACAGAAACATCGTGGTCGTATTTTAGGTTTAATTTATTGGGGTCTAATTTAAATTGTCCGCTGTTTGGAAGGGCAACACTTTCTGCTTGGACAAATTGTTGAAAAGGAGCGTCGTTAAAACCAGTTTGAGACTTATTATATACAGTTGGTTGAGTCCAAGAACTATTCCAATTAAAATCAGCAGCAGATGCAGTTTCTACTTTGGAAACTAATCCGGTTAATGTAGCTGTAGCAGCAATCAAGGCAGTGAATAAATTAAGTTTCATATTATGAGCCATTAAGTAGGAAAGACAATTTAGATAATGCTTTTTGAGCAGATATCTCTCTTCAGTTGTCTCTTACTTCTAACAGCTAGACTTCTGCAACGTCAATCTGTTTATTTACTTTTGCTAGGATATTTAAATAGCTCTTTATCTAAAGTATTTTTACGGGAAAAAGATATTTTAAATCTGGTAGTACACTGTTATTAGTACTTAGTAATTAAACTTATACATGATTAAAAATTAATGAATAATATATACTTTTTATAAAGATCAGATATGCAATTCCTATAGTGAAAAGCTAAAAGCTTAATCTATAGGAGTTTTTATTTAAATGAGGTAGATAAGTAATGGTGTGCCGTCATCCGTATCAACTAAGCCTTGGCTCAGTTAATACGCTGCTATACAAATAGAGATAATCTCCGTACTTACGTTGGGAAACGTAGTAATCTATCAAATCAATGAAACCTGGGTAAATAAGTTTAGTCTTTGTTTTAAGCGCTAAAGTGTTTACTACGTACTACGCTTTAGTTGACTTGATTAACTAGCAGTAGTCTATCAAAATCGACTTCGGTATCGTCAGAATCTAGAAGTTATGCCGAGGATGGGAGACAATTTAAGGGGGTTGTACCTTAAAATGACAGTCTTTGCTTAGGCTTGATGAATATCTTTTAAGGTTAAAATAATCAAGCTTTTCCAGAGCTATATTCCCCCTTTCACAGATAAAATCTATATATGAACGCTACACAAGAAAAATTAAAAGCTCAGGTAGAGCAGGCTTTAATCGCTGCTTTTGGCGCTGAATTGGCTGGAGTAGATCCAATTTTGGTTACTGCTAGCAATCCTAAATTTGGCGATTATCAGGCGAATGTGGCTTTATCCCTGAGTAAAAAGTTAGGAAAGCAACCAAGAGCGATCGCAGGTGCGATCGTTGAGAAACTAGATGTATCCGAAATCTGCGAATCGCCGGAAATCGCTGGGCCAGGATTTATCAATCTCAAACTGAAAACAGCATACTTAGAAGCACAACTAAATGCGATTCAAGCCGATCCCAGACTGGGAGTTCTAGCCGCGAAAACGCCGAAGCGAGAAATTGTGGATTTTTCCAGTCCGAATATAGCTAAAGAAATGCACGTTGGACACTTGCGTTCGACGATTATTGGTGATTCCATCGCCCGAATTTTAGAATTTCAAGGACATGATGTACTGCGGTTAAATCATGTAGGTGATTGGGGTACGCAGTTTGGGATGTTAATCACCTATCTGCGGGAAGTTTACCCAGACGCACTTACCACCGCTAATGCTTTAGATATTGGTGATTTAGTCTCTTTTTATCGCAAAGCCAAATTGCGGTTTGATGCCGATGAAGCTTTTCAAGAGACAGCACGCCAAGAAGTCGTCAGATTACAAGCAGGTGCAGAAGATACACTCCATGCTTGGAAACTGTTGTGCGAACAGTCGCGGCGGGAGTTTCAAATAATTTATGAGTTGCTGGATATCAAATTAATTGAACGCGGAGAATCTTTCTATAACCCTTTACTATCTGGGGTTGTAGAAGATTTAGAGAAATCTGGATTACTGGTAGAAAATCAAGGGGCAAAATGCGTTTTTCTGGAAGGGTTTACAAATAGAGAAGGTGAACCTTTACCCTTAATTGTGCAGAAATCGGATGGCGGCTATAACTACGCCACAACAGATTTAGCATCTCTGCGCTACCGGATTCAGCAGGATGAAGCAAAGCGGATAATTTATGTAACCGATGCTGGACAAGGAAACCACTTCGCTCAATTTTTTCAGGTAGCACGCAAAGCCGGATGGATTCCTGATGATGTGGAATTAGTCCATGTTCCCTTTGGGCTGGTGTTAGGAGAAGATGGTAAGAAATTCAAAACTCGTTCTGGTGATACTGTGCGGTTACGGGATTTATTAGATGAAGCTGTTTCTCGTGCCCATGCTGACCTAAAAACTAGATTACAAAAAGAAGAACGCCAAGAAACTGAAGAATTTATTAATGAAGTTGCTAGGGTAGTTGGGATCAGCGCAGT
This portion of the Nostoc sp. GT001 genome encodes:
- a CDS encoding tetratricopeptide repeat protein, encoding MNDEFYNRGLEKARRKDYAGAIEEFNHALQLTPYFSEAYLQRGLAHYDSGAILKAVSDYTEALKLNPDSVEAYYCRGLARVALKNLSGALDDVERAIRLNLNYAAAYNLRGMVRRKQGYIQDAIANFKKAAQLYLEQQDKENCRLSLERIKQLQPQELPALQESRSSNTPILSTNDYFTQLLEKAEKGDTQEALADLNWVLKADPQDAQAYCCRGVVHYKMGNYREAIADFNQALRLNFQDAIVYRNRGKARSVLGDHQGAIADLNQAVQMQPEDVLVYIARGNVYRAMGNYLGAIQDYTQALQINSDEAQAYYNRGIAYTCLEEIQNAVEDYQRAGSIFCEQEDWENYQQVLNSLEKIQKFSPESKKQKYHLLRQRLLRMVGGYWEIAERLIQQNKDYHPGMSDEWYLQKVIDDLERDRNR
- a CDS encoding DUF4114 domain-containing protein, whose protein sequence is MKLNLFTALIAATATLTGLVSKVETASAADFNWNSSWTQPTVYNKSQTGFNDAPFQQFVQAESVALPNSGQFKLDPNKLNLKYDHDVSVYFINEGAGYRNQLAFEATGTTNKSGLLFNDISCQGNGCVSGDWGGNALKLGDGVKVGNVTAGTQLDFWLRADGLNRGTSANIFGTDTASNADGLQHTVAYAYNNYILLAFEDLYGGLYASGVDSATGKWNEGSDRDFNDVVVVLDIGEANVRALIGATVPEPSVTLSMFAVGAVSMFGLRRRRQSRTSN
- the argS gene encoding arginine--tRNA ligase, translating into MNATQEKLKAQVEQALIAAFGAELAGVDPILVTASNPKFGDYQANVALSLSKKLGKQPRAIAGAIVEKLDVSEICESPEIAGPGFINLKLKTAYLEAQLNAIQADPRLGVLAAKTPKREIVDFSSPNIAKEMHVGHLRSTIIGDSIARILEFQGHDVLRLNHVGDWGTQFGMLITYLREVYPDALTTANALDIGDLVSFYRKAKLRFDADEAFQETARQEVVRLQAGAEDTLHAWKLLCEQSRREFQIIYELLDIKLIERGESFYNPLLSGVVEDLEKSGLLVENQGAKCVFLEGFTNREGEPLPLIVQKSDGGYNYATTDLASLRYRIQQDEAKRIIYVTDAGQGNHFAQFFQVARKAGWIPDDVELVHVPFGLVLGEDGKKFKTRSGDTVRLRDLLDEAVSRAHADLKTRLQKEERQETEEFINEVARVVGISAVKYADLSQNRTSNYIFSYDKMLDLKGNTAPYMLYVYARIYGISRKGDINFKELGNNAVLLQHETELALAKYLLQLDEVISSVEQDLLPNRLCEYLFELSQKFNQFYDRCPILQAEEPQRTSRLILCDLTARTLKLGLSLLGIQVLERM
- a CDS encoding 2OG-Fe dioxygenase family protein, with amino-acid sequence MQKVWTATELEYAFLFTLRKVNSISLEGFKAFFNNMPLDPYIKNNYRSRRLSRFTVSGNELIKLPHGVFFQSKEYNRLAGDIKREFAELDDALIELDIFKNLVLAFSDSCKLHPEAEIGVHQIRISCSPDNFGNPAPEGIHQDGTDFIGIFSVDRENIQGGETHLYTAKKEKPVFSKILNPGELLLVNDHEFFHYANPIKPQTEAQGNWDVFVLTSPSLLSD